In Burkholderia contaminans, the following proteins share a genomic window:
- a CDS encoding type II toxin-antitoxin system ParD family antitoxin, producing MSQNASVSRRDHFAELVDTQVQSEQYGSASDVERTGLRLLESRDMQVRALQEALKAGEVSGALRPFDREAFLARMRAAHDG from the coding sequence ATGTCGCAAAACGCATCCGTTTCCCGGCGCGACCACTTTGCCGAACTCGTCGATACCCAAGTGCAATCGGAACAATACGGTTCCGCAAGCGACGTCGAACGAACCGGTTTGCGGCTTCTCGAATCACGCGACATGCAGGTGCGCGCGTTGCAGGAAGCGTTGAAGGCCGGGGAGGTATCGGGAGCACTCAGGCCATTCGACCGCGAGGCCTTCCTGGCCCGCATGCGGGCCGCGCATGACGGCTAA
- a CDS encoding type II toxin-antitoxin system RelE/ParE family toxin, translating into MWRDTVGRGSLKQTDLYHRDLIGTMEALARGEKVGRTCIVRDGYFRYAVGSHVVFYRETEYTIDLIRVLHQRMDIEQHL; encoded by the coding sequence ATTTGGCGCGATACCGTCGGGCGTGGGTCGCTCAAGCAAACCGACCTTTACCACCGCGATCTGATCGGAACCATGGAAGCGCTGGCGCGCGGTGAAAAGGTCGGCCGGACTTGCATTGTTCGCGATGGATATTTCCGGTACGCCGTGGGCTCCCACGTCGTGTTCTATCGTGAAACGGAATACACGATCGATTTGATTCGGGTCCTGCATCAACGCATGGACATCGAACAACATCTGTAG